A portion of the Candidatus Nitrosotenuis aquarius genome contains these proteins:
- a CDS encoding AAA family ATPase has product MQKSIIISGPPAIGKTTVAKGLAQEFGMKNLSGGDVLKEMAQEKGFQTKGDDWWDTDEGMKFLSQRKDNYEFDKKVDEKLKEIFQKGGAVITSYTLPWLVSGGIKIWLGGSRQNSAKRMQARDNMELSNALDIVKKRYEENRALYKKLYGFDFGEDLSVFDIIINTDGLDANAVLDTAIQKVRDLS; this is encoded by the coding sequence TTGCAAAAATCAATTATTATCTCAGGACCACCTGCCATCGGCAAGACTACAGTAGCAAAGGGCCTAGCACAAGAATTTGGAATGAAAAATCTTAGCGGCGGTGACGTCCTCAAGGAAATGGCCCAAGAAAAAGGATTCCAGACAAAAGGCGATGACTGGTGGGATACCGACGAGGGAATGAAGTTTCTCTCACAAAGAAAAGACAATTACGAATTTGACAAAAAGGTAGATGAAAAGCTAAAGGAAATATTCCAAAAGGGTGGCGCAGTAATCACAAGCTACACCCTACCATGGCTTGTCTCCGGCGGAATCAAAATCTGGCTTGGCGGAAGCAGGCAAAACAGCGCAAAGAGAATGCAAGCCCGGGACAACATGGAATTATCAAACGCACTAGACATTGTAAAAAAACGATACGAGGAAAACCGAGCATTATACAAAAAACTCTACGGATTTGATTTTGGCGAAGACCTCTCAGTCTTTGATATCATAATCAACACTGACGGCCTCGATGCCAATGCAGTCCTGGATACAGCAATACAAAAGGTAAGGGATCTTTCTTGA
- a CDS encoding coenzyme F420-0:L-glutamate ligase, with product MTRIIPIKTSRKRSSFELYEDIIESVKPHVLETGDIIVISSKYVANSQGRLLDITKTRPSSEASELSKKYQIDSKFAEVILRESDKRLGGVTGFVLTSADHILAPNAGIDKSNVEKGTAILYPDLPYTITENIRKKILLNLGVHVGVILVDSRLMPARAGTIGVAIATSGFEPIQDVRGQKDLDGNPLRVTMKATADNLATIANHTMGEGSESTPIVIIKESGVKLTSRKIKPDEMSISSDLCVYMRGFAN from the coding sequence TTGACCAGAATAATTCCAATCAAGACCTCAAGAAAACGATCCAGCTTTGAACTGTATGAGGATATTATAGAATCAGTAAAACCACATGTCTTGGAAACAGGCGACATTATTGTGATTTCAAGCAAATATGTGGCAAATTCCCAGGGGCGATTACTAGACATTACAAAGACTAGGCCGTCGTCGGAAGCATCAGAATTATCAAAAAAATACCAAATAGACTCAAAATTTGCCGAAGTCATCCTGCGTGAATCTGATAAAAGGTTAGGCGGAGTGACGGGATTTGTTCTCACATCAGCAGACCACATCTTGGCTCCAAATGCTGGAATTGACAAGTCCAACGTAGAAAAGGGCACCGCAATACTATACCCGGATTTGCCATATACAATAACAGAAAATATCCGGAAAAAAATTCTGCTAAATCTTGGAGTCCATGTAGGAGTAATTCTAGTAGACAGCAGGCTAATGCCCGCAAGGGCAGGAACCATAGGGGTTGCAATAGCAACATCTGGCTTTGAGCCAATACAAGATGTGCGTGGCCAAAAAGACCTAGATGGAAACCCCTTGCGAGTCACCATGAAAGCAACTGCAGACAATTTGGCAACAATTGCAAACCATACCATGGGGGAAGGCTCAGAATCCACACCGATTGTAATAATCAAAGAATCTGGAGTAAAACTCACATCACGCAAAATCAAGCCAGATGAAATGTCAATATCATCAGATCTCTGCGTGTACATGCGCGGCTTTGCTAACTAA
- a CDS encoding 3-isopropylmalate dehydratase large subunit: MNITEKILARASGKSSVAPDDIIFANVDKAMIHDVSGPGVIKVFEKLQKQGIPTDRLWNSSKVWVAEDHFVPSAEKISAENIVKLTKFTKQYGIEKHFKYGMGQYGICHTLSHEEAMVLPGEVYVGGDSHTNTTGALGAFACGLGHTDVAYVLLNGRIWFKVPETLYFKLNGKLPDHMMAKDLILKIIGDIGTEGAAYYAMQFGGSGISEMSVESRLTLCNMTTEAGAKNGIIEPDQKVFDYLSQRGAAKYTPVYGDADAEYAKVYEYEASELEPTIAKPYSPENIATVRDVAGIELDKSYIGSCTGAKYEDLEAAAKILKGRQVKIRTEVLPAAISIYKRAMENGLLKIFLDAGVTVGPPTCGACCGAHMGVLAKDEICISTTNRNFPGRMGHVESQTYLASPLVAAASAVTGKITDPRDL; encoded by the coding sequence GTGAATATAACAGAAAAGATTCTTGCACGTGCATCCGGCAAATCAAGCGTTGCACCAGACGATATCATATTTGCAAATGTGGACAAGGCAATGATTCACGATGTTTCAGGACCTGGTGTAATCAAGGTATTTGAAAAGCTCCAAAAACAAGGAATTCCAACAGACAGACTCTGGAATTCATCCAAAGTCTGGGTTGCAGAAGACCACTTTGTGCCGTCCGCTGAAAAGATCTCTGCTGAAAACATTGTCAAGCTGACAAAATTTACAAAACAATATGGAATTGAAAAACACTTCAAGTATGGAATGGGGCAGTATGGAATCTGCCATACCTTGTCTCATGAGGAGGCAATGGTCTTGCCTGGAGAAGTTTATGTTGGAGGCGACTCCCATACTAACACCACTGGTGCACTAGGCGCATTTGCCTGCGGCTTAGGCCATACTGATGTTGCATATGTTTTGCTAAACGGCAGAATTTGGTTCAAGGTCCCAGAGACATTATACTTTAAGCTGAATGGCAAATTACCTGATCACATGATGGCAAAAGACTTGATACTCAAAATAATTGGCGATATTGGCACCGAAGGTGCTGCGTATTATGCAATGCAGTTTGGCGGTAGCGGAATTTCTGAAATGTCCGTAGAATCAAGATTGACATTATGCAACATGACTACCGAGGCAGGTGCCAAAAACGGAATAATCGAGCCGGACCAAAAAGTCTTTGATTATTTATCCCAAAGAGGCGCCGCAAAATACACTCCCGTATATGGAGATGCGGACGCAGAATATGCTAAGGTATACGAATACGAGGCATCAGAACTAGAGCCGACAATAGCAAAACCATATTCTCCTGAAAACATTGCAACAGTGCGCGACGTTGCAGGAATTGAGCTGGACAAATCCTACATTGGCTCTTGTACTGGAGCAAAATACGAAGACCTCGAGGCGGCAGCCAAAATCCTAAAGGGCCGCCAAGTAAAAATCAGAACCGAAGTTCTTCCAGCTGCAATATCAATATACAAGAGAGCAATGGAAAATGGCTTGCTCAAAATATTTCTAGATGCCGGAGTCACAGTTGGTCCGCCGACATGCGGTGCATGCTGTGGTGCACACATGGGAGTATTGGCAAAAGATGAAATCTGCATCAGTACCACAAACAGGAATTTCCCTGGCAGGATGGGTCATGTCGAATCACAGACATATCTGGCGTCTCCACTAGTTGCTGCAGCGTCTGCTGTTACTGGCAAAATAACTGATCCGCGTGATTTGTAA
- a CDS encoding 2-oxoacid:ferredoxin oxidoreductase subunit alpha, which produces MSTDISWLIGGPQGSGVESAANIFSRACASMGYHIFGKREFYSNIKGEHSYFMVRVSDGIIRSNVDDITLMVAFDAETIFRHYSEMAPDGAIIYDSDIAQTKIDEVHTIDSQYKSRLEKSLKPALIVQDALDHAKNRGAKLCPISFKTVLATMADEANNPRLKAMIRMYNVLGVSFSLGILRMPPQTLLESIDAIFSKKKAIADLNKGAATFSYNFAAAKFPDFKFTLKPTSKTPDTILVQGYQGTALGKMACGCRFQPYYPITPASDESVFLESNEIINVKDNRPGSTLVVQTEDEISAIGMTIGGALTGTRSATCTSGPGFSLMSEALGWAGINEVPIVVTLYQRSGPSTGLPTRHGQDDLLSAVYAGHGEFPRIVYASGDVEESFYDTARCFNYSEQYQMPVIHMMDKFLASSVITCKKFDLDKIKINRGKLLEKLAPDANYKRFAFTDDNISPRSKIGLENGIFWNTGDESDEAGHITEDPELRIKMMDKRQSKLDYVLKTMPDEEQAMSFGIEQISVISWGSPKGPILDAIQMLNKENIKIGFVQLKLLHPFPKDYLGFLLKDVKTIIDIEANHVGQLGEMLKQNMQKKPDYYILKYTGRTMTSTEIYNSIKNIIDNKAKPRQVLTHGA; this is translated from the coding sequence GTGTCAACTGACATTTCCTGGTTAATTGGAGGCCCGCAGGGCAGTGGTGTAGAGTCTGCTGCCAACATTTTCTCCAGGGCATGCGCTTCCATGGGATATCATATCTTTGGCAAAAGGGAATTTTATTCCAACATCAAAGGCGAGCACAGCTATTTCATGGTGCGCGTCTCTGATGGAATAATTCGCTCCAATGTAGATGACATCACCCTGATGGTGGCATTTGATGCAGAGACAATCTTTCGCCATTATTCCGAGATGGCTCCAGATGGGGCAATAATCTATGATTCTGATATTGCACAAACCAAAATAGATGAAGTTCACACAATCGATTCCCAATACAAGTCAAGGCTGGAAAAGAGCCTAAAGCCCGCGCTTATAGTACAGGATGCACTGGATCATGCCAAAAATCGCGGGGCAAAATTATGCCCAATTTCGTTCAAGACCGTACTTGCTACGATGGCAGATGAGGCAAACAATCCACGGCTCAAGGCAATGATTAGGATGTATAATGTGCTTGGCGTTTCTTTTTCCCTAGGGATACTGAGGATGCCTCCTCAAACACTGCTCGAATCAATTGATGCAATATTTTCAAAAAAGAAGGCAATTGCAGATCTAAACAAGGGCGCAGCCACGTTTTCGTACAATTTTGCTGCAGCAAAGTTTCCTGATTTCAAATTCACACTAAAGCCGACTAGCAAAACACCTGATACCATACTTGTGCAGGGGTATCAGGGAACCGCATTGGGAAAGATGGCCTGCGGATGCAGATTCCAGCCATACTATCCAATCACTCCGGCATCAGATGAAAGCGTATTTTTGGAATCAAACGAAATAATAAATGTCAAAGACAATCGGCCAGGCTCTACTCTGGTAGTGCAGACAGAAGATGAAATCTCTGCAATAGGCATGACAATAGGTGGTGCGCTGACTGGAACAAGATCCGCAACATGCACATCCGGTCCAGGATTTTCATTAATGTCGGAGGCACTTGGATGGGCGGGAATAAACGAAGTGCCAATTGTTGTAACGCTATACCAAAGAAGCGGGCCTTCTACCGGCCTGCCGACAAGACACGGCCAAGATGATCTATTGTCTGCGGTTTATGCAGGACACGGGGAATTTCCAAGAATTGTCTATGCCTCTGGTGATGTCGAAGAAAGCTTTTACGATACAGCCAGATGCTTTAACTATTCAGAACAGTATCAGATGCCAGTAATACACATGATGGATAAATTCTTGGCAAGCTCTGTGATTACCTGCAAAAAATTCGATCTTGACAAAATAAAGATAAACCGAGGAAAACTATTGGAAAAACTAGCGCCAGATGCGAATTACAAGAGATTTGCATTTACCGATGATAACATCTCGCCTAGATCCAAGATAGGCCTTGAAAACGGAATTTTCTGGAACACTGGTGATGAAAGTGACGAGGCAGGCCACATCACTGAAGACCCGGAATTGAGAATCAAAATGATGGACAAACGCCAGTCAAAGCTGGACTATGTTCTCAAAACAATGCCTGACGAAGAGCAAGCAATGTCGTTTGGCATAGAACAAATATCTGTGATAAGCTGGGGCTCACCAAAGGGACCAATACTTGATGCCATACAAATGTTAAACAAGGAAAATATCAAAATTGGATTTGTACAGCTAAAACTGTTGCATCCGTTTCCAAAGGACTATCTGGGATTTTTGCTCAAAGACGTCAAAACCATAATAGACATAGAGGCAAACCACGTAGGACAGCTGGGCGAGATGCTAAAACAAAACATGCAAAAAAAGCCTGACTATTACATCCTAAAATACACTGGACGCACAATGACTAGCACGGAAATATACAATTCTATAAAAAACATAATAGATAACAAGGCAAAGCCAAGACAGGTGTTGACTCATGGCGCTTAA
- a CDS encoding NAD(P)/FAD-dependent oxidoreductase, with the protein MKFDVAIIGGGILGITISYWLSALTNHKVCVIEKEDRVAAHASSRNTGVVHSPFYLDPQKKKKIAKAALQSHDLWQTFAKKHNIQWKDTGTIEIALDESQHHTLEKYLKWGTQNGLAESDLQLLDHTQITQREPNVKCHSGIYCKKDASTSYGMLTEQLSLESKQNGTQFLFSHMVQKIKNNTIFFANKKSIEFDFLINCAGGYSLDIAKQLGLAREYSNLHFRGEYWKIAPQYADLVGTNIYTVAKFASFPFLDPHWIRRADGTVEIGPNAVPVSDPEAYSGIGGVSKTASKLGQIISGSSKKLLFNSEFLSLVSKEWKSSISKNAMVRHVKEFIPKIKPQYFTSRGTAGIRTPIITKNGTFLPETLELQSSNSLHIINYNSPGATGAPAYSAYLVQQLSDSGIIKLDKAQKPHAWNFSKLDSA; encoded by the coding sequence TTGAAGTTTGATGTCGCAATAATTGGCGGGGGGATCCTGGGCATCACTATATCCTATTGGCTCTCTGCTCTTACCAATCACAAAGTATGCGTAATTGAAAAAGAAGACAGGGTGGCAGCTCACGCCAGCAGCAGAAACACGGGAGTTGTACACTCGCCATTTTACCTAGACCCGCAAAAAAAGAAAAAAATTGCCAAGGCTGCCTTGCAGTCACATGATCTGTGGCAAACTTTTGCAAAAAAGCACAACATTCAATGGAAGGACACTGGCACAATAGAAATTGCACTGGACGAATCCCAGCACCACACGCTAGAAAAATACCTAAAATGGGGCACACAAAATGGACTTGCAGAATCTGATCTGCAATTATTAGATCACACACAAATAACACAAAGGGAGCCAAACGTAAAATGCCATTCCGGGATTTACTGCAAAAAAGATGCATCAACTAGTTATGGGATGCTCACCGAACAGCTATCTCTGGAATCCAAGCAAAACGGAACACAATTTCTCTTCTCACATATGGTGCAAAAAATAAAAAACAACACAATATTTTTTGCAAATAAAAAATCAATTGAATTTGATTTTCTGATAAACTGCGCAGGCGGATACTCACTAGACATAGCAAAACAGCTAGGCCTGGCAAGGGAATACTCGAATCTTCACTTTAGGGGAGAATACTGGAAAATAGCACCACAGTATGCGGATCTGGTTGGCACAAACATTTACACCGTGGCAAAATTTGCCAGCTTTCCATTCTTAGATCCGCACTGGATCAGGCGCGCAGACGGTACAGTAGAAATTGGACCAAATGCCGTACCAGTATCGGATCCAGAGGCATATTCTGGAATCGGCGGTGTGTCAAAGACAGCATCAAAATTAGGCCAGATAATTTCTGGCAGCTCAAAAAAGCTGTTATTCAATTCAGAATTTTTATCTCTGGTATCAAAAGAGTGGAAGAGCTCTATTTCCAAAAATGCAATGGTGAGACACGTCAAGGAATTCATCCCAAAAATAAAGCCCCAGTATTTTACTTCACGAGGAACCGCGGGAATACGCACCCCAATAATTACAAAAAACGGAACATTCCTGCCAGAAACTCTGGAATTACAGTCTAGTAATTCCCTGCATATTATTAATTACAATTCGCCTGGCGCAACTGGGGCGCCTGCATATTCGGCATATCTAGTACAACAATTATCAGATTCAGGAATAATAAAACTGGACAAGGCCCAAAAGCCACACGCCTGGAATTTTTCCAAGCTAGATTCTGCCTAG
- a CDS encoding inositol-3-phosphate synthase, giving the protein MAKIKVGLVGIGNCFSGLIQGIEYYRQNPRQKVIGIMHEKITKYSIHDLDFVAGFDVGNNKIGKTINEAIYEYPNMVNWVPKNKMPKTKAEVYESPALDGVGIWVENRVKPIKSKKSTDQLKKEIKKTIEKTGAEIIVSYLPVGSDKATQFWAQMCLDTNTAFVNCIPSFIASDKKWGAKFAAKKLPVVGDDIKGQVGATIVHRTLAKLCDDRGTKIEKTYQINVGGNTDFLNMKEQERLVSKRISKTESVQSQLSQRLADDQIYVGPSDFIPFLGNTKLMFMRIEGRQWANIPYNMEVRLEVDDKANSAGIVIDAARLAKIALERKMGGPIIPACAYLMKHPPRQMSDPQAKAALEDFIKG; this is encoded by the coding sequence TTGGCAAAAATCAAAGTAGGTCTTGTGGGGATAGGCAACTGTTTTTCCGGCCTAATTCAGGGTATTGAATACTATAGGCAAAATCCAAGGCAAAAGGTAATTGGAATAATGCATGAAAAAATCACCAAATATTCGATTCATGATTTAGACTTTGTAGCAGGCTTTGATGTTGGAAACAACAAGATAGGCAAGACAATCAACGAGGCAATTTACGAATACCCAAACATGGTCAACTGGGTTCCAAAAAACAAGATGCCAAAAACAAAGGCAGAGGTATACGAAAGCCCGGCACTGGACGGCGTTGGAATCTGGGTTGAAAACAGGGTCAAGCCAATCAAATCCAAAAAGTCAACTGACCAGCTGAAAAAAGAAATCAAAAAGACAATAGAAAAAACCGGCGCCGAAATCATTGTATCGTATTTGCCAGTAGGATCAGACAAGGCAACCCAGTTCTGGGCCCAGATGTGCCTTGACACAAATACCGCATTTGTAAATTGCATTCCATCATTTATTGCGTCTGACAAAAAATGGGGCGCAAAGTTTGCGGCAAAAAAGCTTCCGGTGGTGGGAGACGACATCAAAGGACAGGTTGGAGCAACAATTGTACACAGAACACTTGCAAAATTATGCGATGATCGAGGAACCAAAATAGAAAAGACATACCAGATAAACGTCGGCGGCAACACCGATTTTCTGAACATGAAAGAGCAAGAGCGACTAGTAAGCAAGAGAATCTCCAAAACAGAAAGTGTCCAATCACAATTATCGCAAAGACTGGCAGACGACCAAATCTATGTCGGGCCGTCAGACTTTATCCCATTTTTAGGAAATACAAAACTAATGTTCATGAGAATAGAGGGACGCCAGTGGGCAAACATACCATACAACATGGAAGTTCGACTAGAGGTAGACGACAAGGCAAACTCGGCAGGTATAGTAATTGATGCAGCAAGACTGGCCAAAATAGCACTGGAGAGAAAAATGGGCGGGCCAATAATTCCGGCATGCGCATATTTGATGAAGCATCCTCCAAGACAGATGAGTGATCCCCAGGCAAAGGCAGCCCTTGAGGATTTCATTAAAGGATAA
- a CDS encoding 2-hydroxyacid dehydrogenase, producing MQILLTRRLHDFAMKELQKRYKIVVHDGKIPMPKKILIEKIKNVDGLICFPYDTIDRKIIDSAKNLQVISTYSVGYDHIDLDAAKRKNIKIGYTPDVLTGATADLTIGLILDLMRRITEGDRLIRAGGWRQIFGPHDYVGVDLEGKTLGILGMGRIGQAVVKRAKGFGLSIQYHTRTRLPKSQERKLGIKYVRFNDLLKNSDILSIHTPYRKETHHIMNLKTMKKMKKSAILINTARGKIINEKDLVRALEAKIIAGAALDVFEKEPIGKNHKLTRMQNVVLAPHIGSSSAETRAKMAQITIQNLILGLEKKKMIYSV from the coding sequence ATGCAGATCCTCCTTACCAGAAGACTACACGACTTTGCAATGAAAGAACTTCAAAAAAGATACAAAATTGTCGTCCATGACGGCAAAATTCCAATGCCAAAAAAAATCCTAATTGAAAAAATAAAAAATGTCGACGGCCTCATCTGCTTTCCATATGATACTATAGATAGAAAAATAATAGATAGTGCAAAAAATCTCCAAGTAATCAGCACATATAGCGTCGGATACGACCACATTGACTTGGATGCTGCAAAGAGAAAAAACATCAAAATCGGCTACACGCCTGATGTCCTGACCGGTGCTACTGCGGATCTTACCATTGGGTTGATTTTGGACTTGATGCGCAGAATAACAGAGGGGGACAGACTAATTCGTGCTGGAGGATGGCGCCAGATATTTGGGCCCCATGACTATGTTGGAGTCGATCTGGAGGGGAAAACACTTGGGATTTTGGGCATGGGGCGAATAGGCCAGGCAGTCGTAAAAAGAGCCAAAGGTTTTGGCTTGAGCATACAATACCATACCAGGACACGGCTGCCAAAAAGCCAGGAAAGAAAACTTGGAATCAAATACGTCAGATTCAATGATTTACTAAAAAACAGCGACATTTTGTCAATCCACACTCCGTACAGAAAAGAAACTCACCACATCATGAATTTGAAGACCATGAAAAAAATGAAAAAGTCTGCTATTCTTATCAATACTGCGCGAGGCAAGATAATCAATGAAAAAGATTTGGTCAGAGCACTGGAGGCAAAAATCATTGCAGGTGCAGCCCTAGATGTATTTGAAAAAGAACCAATTGGGAAAAACCACAAGCTGACAAGAATGCAAAATGTGGTACTGGCACCACACATTGGCAGCTCTTCTGCAGAAACGCGCGCAAAGATGGCCCAAATAACCATACAGAATCTGATTTTGGGACTGGAGAAAAAGAAAATGATCTATTCGGTATAA
- a CDS encoding RNA-guided pseudouridylation complex pseudouridine synthase subunit Cbf5 has product MSLPQLQNLLQIDQDITNDAYGIPYDKRSVKDLLNYGLILLDKPPGPTSHETVAWAKRILKLPKIGHSGTLDPQVSGVLPLGLGEATKALGVLLMGPKEYYGLGRLHSEPNKEKLTSVLKLFIGEIYQKPPQRSAVLRQTRTRTIYELEVVEQKERLLLLRVLCEAGTYIRKLYYDIGEILGPGATMVELRRSRVHQFHESQLVTLHEVADAFATWEEKNDDSKLKKIILPIEYALTEIKSVVIRDSAVDALCHGAQLAIPGILQLSPNIKKGDLVGIYTQKGEVVALAESMMSTDEIKDAVKGYAFQTRRIIMAPNTYPKSWRTKPKPEQ; this is encoded by the coding sequence TTGAGCCTGCCGCAACTCCAAAACCTGCTCCAAATAGACCAGGATATCACAAATGACGCCTATGGAATACCATATGACAAAAGATCAGTCAAAGACCTCCTAAACTACGGCCTGATTCTTCTGGACAAACCACCTGGACCCACAAGCCATGAAACAGTTGCCTGGGCAAAGCGAATTCTCAAGCTACCAAAGATTGGCCACAGCGGAACACTAGACCCGCAAGTCTCAGGAGTCCTACCACTGGGACTAGGCGAGGCGACAAAGGCACTGGGAGTTTTGCTTATGGGACCCAAAGAATACTATGGCCTAGGACGACTGCACTCAGAACCAAACAAGGAAAAACTCACATCAGTACTAAAATTATTCATCGGAGAAATCTACCAAAAGCCCCCGCAGCGCTCTGCAGTCTTGCGCCAAACAAGGACAAGAACAATCTATGAATTAGAAGTAGTAGAGCAAAAAGAGCGATTATTGTTATTGCGGGTCTTATGCGAGGCAGGAACCTACATCAGAAAGCTATACTATGATATTGGAGAAATCCTTGGCCCAGGCGCCACCATGGTAGAGTTGAGACGATCCCGAGTGCACCAGTTCCACGAATCCCAGCTGGTGACACTGCACGAGGTAGCAGACGCCTTTGCAACATGGGAGGAAAAAAACGATGATTCCAAGCTCAAAAAAATAATTCTGCCAATAGAATATGCACTGACTGAAATAAAATCAGTAGTAATTCGGGATTCTGCAGTCGATGCGCTGTGCCATGGAGCCCAGCTGGCAATTCCAGGAATTTTGCAGCTTTCCCCAAATATCAAAAAGGGCGACCTAGTCGGCATTTACACGCAAAAAGGCGAGGTGGTGGCTCTGGCAGAATCAATGATGAGCACGGACGAAATCAAGGATGCAGTAAAAGGCTATGCGTTTCAGACAAGGCGAATCATAATGGCGCCAAACACATATCCTAAAAGCTGGCGCACAAAACCAAAACCAGAGCAATGA
- a CDS encoding 3-isopropylmalate dehydratase small subunit: MGKVIKYEKDNIDTDVILPGQYLKLHDYDEIAKHAMEGIDPDFHSKVQKGDFLVAGRNFGCGSSREHAPIALSQCGIKGVIAVTFARIFYRNAVDGGFLLPIEVDEDTYKKISDGDQIEVDITKNQIKNLTKNQTYSMKPFSEIVAKIIEAGGLFKYKPD, translated from the coding sequence ATGGGCAAAGTAATCAAATACGAAAAAGACAACATTGACACTGATGTTATTTTGCCTGGTCAGTATCTCAAGTTACACGACTATGACGAAATAGCAAAGCACGCAATGGAAGGAATTGACCCAGATTTTCACTCCAAGGTGCAAAAGGGGGATTTTTTGGTGGCAGGCCGAAACTTTGGATGTGGTTCATCGCGAGAGCACGCACCAATTGCCCTTAGCCAATGCGGAATAAAGGGCGTAATCGCAGTAACCTTTGCCAGAATATTCTATAGAAATGCAGTCGATGGAGGATTCTTGCTTCCAATTGAAGTGGATGAGGATACCTACAAGAAAATCTCTGACGGAGACCAAATCGAAGTGGATATAACAAAAAACCAGATCAAAAATCTGACCAAAAACCAGACCTATTCCATGAAGCCATTCTCAGAAATTGTGGCCAAAATAATTGAGGCGGGCGGCCTCTTCAAGTACAAGCCTGACTAA
- a CDS encoding 2-oxoacid:ferredoxin oxidoreductase subunit beta, with translation MALKLGDYKTDVHNDWCPGCGDFGIVNAIQMSMAEMQIPRHKAAIFSGIGCSGKTSHYINVNGVHTLHGRVLTFAQGAKLANPDLTVIAVGGDGDGLGIGAGHFVAAGRRNLDMTYIIFNNGVYGLTKGQASPTLKLGEKTKSLPSPNTNYNVNPIGLAITSGFTFVARSYAYDVRHLKDTITAAVKHKGLSFIDVLQPCPTYNDINTRDWYAGFDEITKMTKPRIYKLEETGYDPVVHYDEEIELNEKLTQALVRSLEWDTKIPIGVFYKNETISQYDKRITDKIPNYVENPPASQIISSSGHPTTDLSEILNSLSV, from the coding sequence ATGGCGCTTAAGCTAGGCGATTACAAAACCGATGTCCACAATGACTGGTGCCCGGGATGCGGAGACTTTGGCATAGTAAATGCAATTCAAATGTCCATGGCGGAAATGCAGATCCCTCGTCACAAGGCGGCAATATTTTCTGGCATTGGATGTTCTGGCAAGACTTCTCATTACATCAATGTAAACGGAGTCCACACATTGCATGGCAGAGTCTTAACATTTGCACAAGGAGCCAAGCTTGCAAATCCTGATCTCACTGTAATTGCAGTTGGTGGAGACGGTGACGGTCTTGGAATTGGTGCAGGACACTTTGTTGCGGCAGGTAGAAGAAATCTGGATATGACATATATCATATTTAACAATGGAGTTTACGGCCTGACAAAAGGGCAGGCATCGCCTACTCTGAAGCTTGGTGAAAAGACAAAATCACTTCCCTCTCCAAACACCAACTATAACGTAAACCCGATAGGCCTTGCAATTACAAGTGGGTTTACCTTTGTTGCGCGAAGCTATGCGTATGATGTAAGACATCTCAAAGATACCATAACCGCGGCAGTAAAACACAAGGGACTCTCGTTTATCGATGTGCTCCAGCCATGTCCTACATATAATGACATTAACACAAGGGACTGGTATGCTGGATTTGATGAGATCACAAAAATGACAAAGCCTAGAATCTACAAGCTTGAAGAAACAGGATATGATCCGGTAGTGCATTATGATGAAGAAATTGAGCTAAATGAAAAACTCACACAAGCACTGGTTCGTTCTTTGGAATGGGACACAAAAATTCCAATAGGTGTGTTTTACAAAAACGAAACAATTAGTCAATATGATAAAAGAATAACCGACAAAATCCCAAATTATGTGGAAAATCCACCGGCATCCCAGATAATTTCTTCAAGTGGTCATCCTACAACTGATCTTTCGGAAATTTTGAATTCATTATCAGTATAA